One window from the genome of Luteolibacter rhizosphaerae encodes:
- a CDS encoding MBOAT family O-acyltransferase, producing the protein MLFNSYTFLVLFLPLTLVVFQLLRRGNQRMAMGWLVAMSLLYYGWWNPDPSKPWTPFYLILICTSCMINFWIGRFLAAHTFTPKGRLILGLGLTANLGVLFYYKYIGLFERTMEALTLGKFSIPDVVLPLGLSFFTFQKIAFLVDAYRGKTSKYNFLDFLLFVTFFPQLIAGPIVHHNEIMPQIQRTVSPSRRSVDLSVGISLFAMGLFKKVVIADNLAMVANPLFGAVAAAGGRDLTMLEAWAAAISYSLQLYFDFSGYSDMAIGAARMFGIKLPVNFHSPYKATSIVDFWRRWHITLSRFLRDYVYFSLGGNRKGPILRYSNLLITMLLGGLWHGAGWTYILWGGMHGLFLCVNHAWFALRKKLSIPALPKPLAIFLTFVVVVAAWVPFRAGAFELAANGSAQEALRATKSILASMFGLNGFEGWPNAAASEVKFSWAMRAMSCVLIVWLMPNSQQVMRRYFPSIGLRGLLAKTSMPGPRRFWQWRPTWQWTVFTVILVMGSIYEFDKVSEFIYFQF; encoded by the coding sequence ATGCTTTTCAACAGCTACACCTTCCTCGTTCTCTTCCTGCCGCTCACGCTGGTGGTCTTCCAGCTCCTGCGCCGCGGCAACCAGCGCATGGCCATGGGCTGGCTGGTGGCGATGAGCCTGCTCTACTACGGCTGGTGGAACCCGGACCCGAGCAAGCCGTGGACGCCCTTCTACCTGATCCTGATCTGCACCTCCTGCATGATCAATTTCTGGATCGGCAGGTTCCTCGCCGCGCACACCTTCACGCCGAAGGGGCGGCTAATCCTGGGACTGGGCTTAACGGCCAACCTCGGGGTGCTCTTTTACTACAAGTACATCGGCCTCTTCGAGCGGACGATGGAGGCGCTCACCCTCGGGAAGTTCTCGATCCCCGATGTGGTCCTGCCGCTGGGTTTGTCCTTCTTCACCTTCCAGAAGATCGCCTTTCTGGTGGATGCCTACCGGGGCAAGACCAGCAAGTATAACTTCCTGGACTTCCTGCTCTTCGTCACCTTCTTCCCGCAACTGATCGCGGGGCCGATCGTGCACCACAACGAGATCATGCCGCAGATCCAGCGGACGGTCTCCCCTTCCCGCCGTTCGGTGGACTTGTCGGTGGGGATCAGCCTCTTCGCGATGGGCCTCTTCAAGAAGGTGGTGATCGCGGATAACCTCGCGATGGTGGCCAACCCGCTCTTCGGTGCGGTGGCCGCTGCGGGAGGGCGCGACCTGACCATGCTGGAGGCGTGGGCCGCGGCGATCTCCTACTCCCTGCAGCTTTACTTCGATTTCTCCGGTTACTCGGACATGGCGATCGGCGCGGCGCGGATGTTCGGCATCAAGCTTCCGGTGAACTTCCACTCGCCCTACAAGGCGACCTCAATCGTGGACTTCTGGCGGCGCTGGCACATCACGCTGTCCCGCTTCCTGCGCGACTACGTTTACTTCTCGCTGGGCGGCAACCGCAAGGGACCCATCCTGCGCTATTCGAACCTATTGATCACGATGCTGCTGGGTGGCCTGTGGCACGGTGCCGGCTGGACCTACATCCTCTGGGGCGGCATGCACGGTCTCTTCCTCTGCGTGAACCACGCTTGGTTCGCCCTGCGCAAGAAGCTCTCGATCCCGGCGCTGCCGAAGCCGCTGGCGATCTTCCTGACCTTCGTGGTGGTCGTCGCCGCCTGGGTGCCGTTCCGCGCCGGTGCCTTCGAGCTCGCGGCGAATGGATCGGCGCAGGAAGCCCTGCGCGCCACCAAGTCCATCCTCGCCTCGATGTTCGGTCTGAACGGCTTCGAAGGCTGGCCGAATGCGGCGGCCTCCGAAGTGAAGTTCAGTTGGGCGATGCGCGCGATGTCCTGCGTGCTGATCGTCTGGCTGATGCCGAATTCCCAGCAGGTTATGCGCCGCTACTTCCCGTCCATCGGCCTGCGCGGCCTGCTGGCGAAGACAAGCATGCCGGGCCCGCGACGCTTCTGGCAGTGGCGGCCCACCTGGCAGTGGACCGTCTTCAC
- a CDS encoding MBOAT family O-acyltransferase — protein MLFNSYTYLLLFLPLVALGFHLLRNSKLRLALGWLVVTSLVFYGVWNPDPTQPWSPKYVLMILASCTFNYFLGKRLSALKHSRPGKLLLGFGVGANLLALGYFKYAGFLAGISQDLMGWPAVVPQIVLPLAISFFTFLQIAYLVDAWRGETEEYHFTDYLLFVTFFPHLIAGPLIHHREMMPQFARNKNRGLRSNDMSVGITLLALGLFKKVVVADYLARTASPIFDLAAGEGRDPTMAEAWAGALSYSLQLYFDFSGYSDMALGSARIFGIRFPLNFHSPYKATSIVDFWRRWHITLSRFLRDYLYIPLGGNRKGPSRRYVNLFVTMLLGGLWHGAGWTFIVWGALHGALLCLNHAWFGLRKKLSIGAIPKPLAIGMTFFAIMIGWVFFRAHDFHSAKTMLAAMFGFEGWSAWPPDSMMVVKEDRAWKPIIGGLLLCWFFPNTQQFMKRYLPALGMKEFKDLRPGPHRWWHWRPTIPWAIFTLAILYGVGREFDKVSEFIYFQF, from the coding sequence ATGCTTTTCAACTCCTACACCTACCTCCTGCTCTTCCTGCCGTTGGTGGCGCTGGGGTTCCACCTTCTCCGGAACAGCAAGCTGAGGCTCGCGCTGGGCTGGCTGGTGGTCACCTCGCTGGTCTTCTACGGGGTCTGGAATCCGGACCCGACCCAGCCATGGAGTCCGAAATACGTGCTGATGATCCTGGCATCATGCACGTTCAACTATTTCCTAGGGAAGAGGTTATCCGCACTGAAGCACTCCCGCCCCGGGAAGCTGCTGCTGGGCTTCGGGGTCGGGGCGAACTTGCTGGCGCTGGGCTACTTCAAGTATGCGGGCTTCTTGGCGGGGATCTCCCAGGACCTCATGGGCTGGCCCGCGGTGGTGCCGCAGATCGTGCTGCCGCTCGCGATCTCCTTCTTCACCTTCCTGCAGATCGCCTACCTGGTGGATGCGTGGCGCGGGGAGACAGAGGAGTATCACTTCACGGACTACCTGCTTTTCGTGACTTTCTTCCCGCACCTGATCGCGGGCCCGCTGATCCACCACCGGGAGATGATGCCCCAGTTCGCGCGGAACAAGAACCGCGGGCTGCGCTCGAACGACATGTCAGTAGGCATCACCCTGCTGGCGCTCGGTCTTTTCAAGAAGGTGGTGGTGGCGGACTACCTCGCCCGCACCGCTTCCCCGATTTTCGATCTGGCCGCCGGGGAGGGCCGGGACCCGACCATGGCGGAGGCCTGGGCCGGAGCCCTTTCCTACAGCCTCCAGCTCTACTTCGATTTCTCCGGCTATTCGGACATGGCTCTCGGCTCGGCGCGGATCTTCGGCATCCGCTTCCCGCTGAACTTCCACTCGCCCTACAAGGCGACCTCAATCGTGGACTTCTGGCGGCGCTGGCACATCACCCTGTCCCGCTTCCTGCGCGACTACCTCTACATCCCTCTGGGCGGCAACCGGAAGGGGCCCTCCCGGCGCTACGTGAACCTCTTCGTCACCATGCTGCTGGGCGGCCTGTGGCACGGCGCGGGCTGGACCTTCATCGTCTGGGGCGCCCTGCACGGTGCCCTGCTTTGCCTGAACCACGCGTGGTTCGGCCTGCGCAAGAAGCTCTCGATTGGCGCGATTCCGAAGCCGCTGGCGATCGGGATGACCTTTTTCGCCATCATGATCGGCTGGGTGTTCTTCCGCGCGCACGACTTCCACTCGGCCAAGACCATGCTCGCCGCGATGTTCGGCTTCGAGGGCTGGAGCGCGTGGCCGCCGGACTCGATGATGGTGGTGAAGGAGGACCGCGCGTGGAAGCCGATCATCGGCGGCCTGCTGCTGTGCTGGTTCTTCCCGAACACGCAGCAATTCATGAAGCGCTACCTGCCGGCGCTGGGGATGAAGGAGTTCAAGGATCTCCGCCCCGGCCCTCACCGCTGGTGGCACTGGCGGCCCACCATTCCTTGGGCCATTTTCACCCTCGCGATCCTCTACGGGGTGGGGCGTGAGTTCGACAAGGTGAGCGAGTTCATCTACTTCCAGTTCTAA